Within the Azospirillum brasilense genome, the region AGCCCGTCCCAGATCCGCCCGTCGGGCAGCACCACCTCAAGCCCGGCGACGAGGTTGCGCATGTTGCCGTAGCGCACGACCTGCACGCCGCCGGCGTTGGTGGCGATGTTGCCGCCGATCTGGCAGGAGCCCTCGGCGGCGAGGCTCATCGGGAACAGCCGGCCGATGTCGCGCGCCGCGTTCTGGATGTTGGCGAGGATGCAGCCGGCCTCCACCGTCATCGTGTCGTTGTCGATGTCGATCTCGCGGATGCGGTTCAGCCGGTTGGTGGAGAGGACGATCTCCGTCCCGTCGGCGTGCGGCTGGCTGGCCCCGGTCAGGCCGGTGTTGCCGCCCTGGGGCACGATGGGGGTGCGCGTCTCGGCGCAGATCCGCACCACCGCGGCCAGCGCCTCGGTGCTGTCGGGCAGAACCACGGCGGGCGAGCGGCCGACCCAGCCGTCGCGCCAGGATTCCATGAAGGGCTGCATGGTGCCGGGATCGGTGATCAGCCCGCGGTCGCCGACGATGGCGTGGATCGGGGCGAGCACCGCCGTCGCGAAGTCCGGCCGCCCGGCGGTCAGGGTGTGGTTGGACAAGGAGGCTCTCCCTGGGCTTCGGTTCGGCGTCACAGCGCGCGATAGGCCGTCTTGATGATGGTGTAGAACTCGATGGCGGAGCGTCCCTGCTCGCGCGGGCCGTAGCTCGACATCTTCCGGCCGCCGAAGGGGACGTGGTAGTCGACGCCGGCCGTCGGCAGGTTCAGCATGGTCATGCCGGCCTGGATGTTGGCCTGGAAGTGGCGGGCGTGCTTCATCGAGTTGGTGATGATGCCCGACGACAGGCCGTAGTCGGTGTCGTTGGCGACAGCCAGGGCCTCCTCGTAATCCTTGACGCGGATGACGCTGGCGACCGGGCCGAAGACCTCTTCCCGGTTGATGGTCATGGCGTTGCTGGTCTCGGTGAACAGGGTCGGGGCGAGGAACCAGCCGCGCGTCGGTCGGTCCAGCCGCCCGCCGCCGGACGCCAACTGCGCGCCTTCCTTCAGGCCGGTGTCGATGTATTGCAGGTTCTTGGTGAGCTGGAACTCGTCGATGACCGGGCCGATCTGCGTCTCCGGCTGCAGGGCGTGGCCGACGCGCAGCGCCGCCATCCGCTCGGTCATCGCGGCGACGAAGGCGTCGTGGATGGAGTCCTCGACGATGAAGCGCCCGGTGGCGGTGCAGCGCTGGCCTGCGTGGAAATAGGCGCTGTTGACGCCGATCTCGGCGGCGCGCTCCGGGTCGGCGTCGCCCAGCACGACCAGCGGGTTCTGGCCGCCCAGCTCCAGCTGGACGCGGATCATGCGCTCCGCGCAGCGCACGGCGATGCGCCGCCCGGTGTTGACCGAGCCGGTGAAGGACACGGCGCCCACCGCGTCGACCACGGCGGCGCCGACGTTCGGGCCGGCGCCGATCACCAGATTGAACAGCGCCGCGGGCATGCCGTGGGCCTCCAGCGCTTCCGCGATGAGGCGGGTGACGGCGATGGAGATGCCGGGGGTCTTCTCCGACGGCTTCCAGATCACCGCGTTGCCGAAGGCCAGCGCCGGGGCGATCTTCCACATCGGCGTGGCGACCGGAAAGTTCCAGGGCGTGACGAGGCCGATGACGCCGACCGGCTCGCGCGTCACGTCGACCTCGACGCCCGGCCGGACCGAGCCCAGCGTCTCGCCCGGCGCCCGCAGCGCCTCGGCGGCGAAGAAGCGGGCGAGGTGGGCGGCGCGGGTGATCTCGCCCAGCGCGTCGGGGATGGTCTTGCCGCCCTCGGTCGCGGCGATGCGCGCCAGCTCGTCCTTGCGGTCGAACAGCGCGCGGGAGATGGCGTCGAGCACCAGCGAGCGCTGCTCCACCGTGGCGGCGCGCCATTGCGGCTGGGCGGCGCGGGCCGCGGCGACGGCCTCTGCCACATCGTCGGCGCCGGCGAGCGAGTAGGAGCCGGCCAGCTCGTCCAGATTCGACGGGTTGAAGATGTCGAGCCGCTCACGGCCCGGACGCCAGGAGCCGGCGATGAAATTGGTGATGCGATCGGAAGCGGGG harbors:
- a CDS encoding aldehyde dehydrogenase family protein, whose amino-acid sequence is MSPASDRITNFIAGSWRPGRERLDIFNPSNLDELAGSYSLAGADDVAEAVAAARAAQPQWRAATVEQRSLVLDAISRALFDRKDELARIAATEGGKTIPDALGEITRAAHLARFFAAEALRAPGETLGSVRPGVEVDVTREPVGVIGLVTPWNFPVATPMWKIAPALAFGNAVIWKPSEKTPGISIAVTRLIAEALEAHGMPAALFNLVIGAGPNVGAAVVDAVGAVSFTGSVNTGRRIAVRCAERMIRVQLELGGQNPLVVLGDADPERAAEIGVNSAYFHAGQRCTATGRFIVEDSIHDAFVAAMTERMAALRVGHALQPETQIGPVIDEFQLTKNLQYIDTGLKEGAQLASGGGRLDRPTRGWFLAPTLFTETSNAMTINREEVFGPVASVIRVKDYEEALAVANDTDYGLSSGIITNSMKHARHFQANIQAGMTMLNLPTAGVDYHVPFGGRKMSSYGPREQGRSAIEFYTIIKTAYRAL